The Polaromonas sp. SP1 DNA window GGTACGCTCTGTCCAGACCTTCAAGCTCTGATTCCAGCCAACCCGACGCCCACCCCTTCGTCCTCCACCCGCGTTTACCGACGCCCCTGCCACAGGAAATCTGTTTATGTTTGGAAAAAAGAAGCAGCCGCCCATCAAAAGCCTGATTGCCCAGGGCAGCTGTATTGAAGGCAACCTGAAGTTCACCGACGGCCTGCGCATCGACGGCGAAGTCATCGGCGACATCCGTGCCAATGAAGGCAGCTCCAGCATCCTGGTGATCAGCGAATCGGCGGTCGTGACGGGTTATATCCACGCCGACCACGTGATCATCAACGGCCGTGTCATGGGCCCCGTGCATGCCTCCGAGCTGCTCGAGTTGCAGCCCAAGGCCAAAATCGAAGGCGACGTGTCTTACAAGGCGCTTGAAATGCACCAGGGCGCCGTCATCTTTGGACAGTTACGCCCCACGGCCCATCCCGAGCTGGAAGAAAAGCCCACGCTCAAGCTGGCCGCCAACAATATCTGACCGATCAGCTGAAGCAGGGTAGTGAGCGCTCACAATGACGTGCCCGGCCTAACACGCATGGGCGGTATGGTTGATCGAATTGCTGTACTATTTGTGCACAAGTGCCGCCAGAGCCTGCCGGCGCTAACCGCCCGGAACCGCGAACCTTGATTCGCCCCTCGATCCGCTTTAAGTATTGGAGTCCCCCATGAGTGCCGTTGCCGAAAATATACAGACCGAAATGCCCGCGCCTTTTGTCTTCACCGACAGCGCCGCATCCAAGGTGGCCGAGCTGATTGCCGAAGAAGGCAATCCCGACCTGAAGCTGCGTGTGTTTGTGCAGGGCGGCGGCTGCTCCGGTTTCCAGTACGGTTTCACGTTTGATGAAATCACCAACGAAGACGACACCACCATGACGAAAAATGGCGTGTCGCTGTTGATCGACGCCATGAGCTACCAGTACCTGGTCGGCGCAGAGATCGACTACAAGGACGACCTTGAAGGCGCCCAGTTCGTGATCAAAAACCCGAACGCGACCAGCACCTGCGGCTGCGGATCCAGCTTCTCAGCCTGAGGCCCGCCCCGGCGCCCCGCTTTAAAAGCCGCCCCCGAGGCGGCTTTTTGCTGCCTGTCCCTTTCGCGCTCTGAAGCCACTGAACCCACTGAACCAAACGCCGCCTTTTCACCTCTGTCATTGATGCAGGCCGAAGAAAAATCATTGCGCATGTTGCTGTGGCTGGTGGCCATCGGCTTTTTCATGCAGACGCTGGACGCCACCATCGTCAACACCACCTTGCCGGCCATGGCGCGCAGCTTCGGCGAAAGCCCGCTGCGCATGCAATCGGTCGTGGTGGCGTATTCGCTCACCATGGCCATGCTGATCCCTGCCTCCGGCTGGATCGCCGACCGCTTCGGCACCCGGCGCGTGTATGTGGCGGCGATTTCGCTGTTTGTCATCGGCTCCATCGCGTGTGCGCTCTCGGCCAACCTGATGCAGCTGGTGGCGGCGCGGGTGGTGCAGGGCATGGGTGGGGCCTTGCTGCTGCCGGTGGGGCGGCTGGCCGTGCTGCGCGCTTTTCCGCGCGAGCGGTTTTTGCAGGCCATGAGTTTTATCGCCATCCCGGGCCTGGTCGGCCCGCTGATCGGCCCCACGCTGGGCGGCTGGCTGGTCCAGGTGGCCTCCTGGCACTGGGTGTTTCTGATCAACATTCCGGTCGGCCTGCTGGGCTGCGTGGCGACGCTCTTTTATATGCAGGACAACCCGCGGCTCAAGATGCCGCGCTTTGACCTGCCGGGTTACCTTTTGCTGGCCTTCGGCATGGTGGCGGTGTCGCTGGCGGTCGACGGCTTGTCGGGCCTGGGCCTGAAGCAGGCCAGCGTACTGGTGCTGCTGGTGTTCGGCATGGCCAGCCTGACGGCCTACTGGCTGCACGCGGCCAAACGGCCCGACCCGTTGTTTTCGCCCAGGCTGTTTTCCATTCCCACGCTCAGCATCGGCTTGCTGGGCAATTTGTTCTCGCGGCTGGGCAGCTCGTGCATGCCTTTCCTGGTGCCCCTGCTGCTGCAGGTCAGCCTGGACTATTCACCGCTGCAGGCCGGGATGATGATGGTGCCGGTCGCAGTCGCCAGCATGCTGACCAAACGCGTCACCACGCCGCTGATCACGCGTTACGGCTACCGCCGCGTGCTGGTGACCAACACCGCGCTGGTGGGCCTGACGATGGCGAGTTTTGCCTTCGTGACGCCGGCCCAGCCGCTGTGGCTGCACATCCTGCAGCTGGCCTGCTTTGGCGCCGTCAACTCGATGCAGTTCACCGCGATGAACACCGTCACCTTGCGCGACCTGGACAGCAGCATGGCCAGCAGCGGCAACAGCCTGCTGTCGATGGTGCAGATGCTGGCCATGAGCATGGGCGTGGCCGCGGCCGGCGCGGTGTTGGCGGGTTTTACCGGTTTCTTCGGCGCCGGCGAAGCGGTGCACACGCTGCATGCCTTCCAGGCGACGTTTGCCGCGATGGGGCTGATCACGCTCGCGTCGGCCGGGATTTTCTGGCAGCTGTCGCCGGAGGTGCGGGCAGTGAAGAAGGCCGAGGCGACCGAGGCTTCCGGCCAGGGCTAGCAATCTTTAGAGCCAAATAGGCCTCTAGCCCATGTACTGCCTGGGGATATCGCTATTAAAATAATAGCAACCGCAAACTCAGGCCGGGTAAATCGCGCCCAGCGCCCGCAAGCCCCTGGCTCCCGTCACACTTGGCAGGTTGCCGGGTTTTCGCAAGACGAGCTGCTGCGCCAGCCAGGCAAACGCCGCCGCCTCCACCTGCAGGGGCGGCAGGCCGTGGGCGTCTGACGTGCTCACGCGCAATTGCGGCAACCCCGCCTGCAGGCGCCCCAGCAGGTGCTTGTTGAAAGCGCCGCCGCCGCACACGATCAACGCCGTGCTTTCCTTGCCGTAGCGCTTCACGCTGTTGATGCAGGCGCCGGCGGTGAATTCGGCCAGCGTGTTCTGGACGTCTTCTGCCCGCGCCGACGCAAAGGGCCCCAGCTTGCCGGCCAGCCACGCCAGGCTGAACAGGTCGCGACCGGTGCTTTTGGGAATCGGCTGTGAAAAGTAGGGCTCGTCCAGCAGGCTGGCCAGCAGCGCCGGCAGCAGCGTGCCGCTGGCCGCCCAGGCGCCGCCGTCGTCGTAGGGCCGTCCGGTGTGTTGCTCGCACCAGGCGTCCATCAGTGCATTGCCCGGCCCGCAGTCAAAGCCCAGCACCGGCGACGCGGCTTCGTGCGTCTCTTGCGGCAGCACGCTGAGGTTGGAAATGCCGCCCAGGTTGAGCACGCACACCGTGGCATCAGCACGGCCGAACACACCCTGGTGAAACGCCGGCACCAGCGGCGCGCCCTGTCCGCCGGCCGCCACATCGCGGCTGCGAAAGTCGGCCGCCACGTCGATGCCGGTCAACTCGGCCAGCAAGGCCGGGTTGTTGAGCTGCAGCGTGTAGCCCGCGCCTGCGGGGTCGTTCGACGTTCTTTGGGGCTGGTGCCGCACCGTTTGCCCGTGGCCGCCTATGGCTCGTATTTGCGATGCTTGAACGCCGGTCTGGGTGAGCAGGGCGTGCACGACCTTGGCATACACCGCGGCGATCTGGTTGCCGGCAACTGCGGCGCGGTGCAGCTCGTTGTGGGTGGGGGAGTTGAGCGCCAGCAGCTCGGCACGAAAGGGGCTGCTGAAGGGCTCGGTGGCGGCAGCGACCACACGCAAGGCGCCGCCCGAAAAATCCACCAGCACGCCGTCAGCGCCGTCGAGCGAGGTGCCGGACATCAAACCTATGTACAAATCAGTCATCGGACCATTCTGCCGCAGTCAACAAGGGGCCTTCGATACGGGCTGTCTTCGCCAGCATGAGCCGCGGGACTGGCTTTGCCAGACCGCAGGCGGGCGCCCCCTCGGGGGGCAGGAAGCTACACAAAGTGAGCGACCGTGGGGGCTTAATTACTCAGCGCGGGTTTGGGTGATCGTTGCGGCTGCGAGCAGCTGGGTCTTCACACCAGCCGCAAGTTCGCGGAACAGCGGCATGGACGTCGCTGCAACAGGAATGGTCTCGCTCTGCTTGGCGATCATCATCGGGTCCTGGTGGACGCCGTTGACGCGGAACTCGAAGTGCAGGTGCGGGCCGGTGGCCCAGCCGGTGCTGCCGACGAGGCCGATGGTCTGGCCCTGGCTGACGGTTTGGCCTTTTTGCACCATGAGTTTGCTCAGGTGGGCGTACACGGTTTCGTGGCCGTTGCGGTGCTTGACGAAGACCACATTGCCGTAGCCGTTCTGCACGCCGGAAAACTCGACCACGCCGTCGCCCACGGTGCGGGCGGGGGTGCCGGTGGGCGAGGCAAAGTCGGTGCCGAGGTGGGCGCGCCACTTTTGCAGGATGGGGTGAAAACGCATCGAAAAACCGCTGCTGATGCGCGAGAACTCGACCGGCGAGCTCAGGTAGGCGCGGCGCAGGCTCTGGCCGTCGAGTGTGTAGTAGCCGCCCTTGTTGGCGGCGCCGGTGGCGTCTGTGCCCGGGGGCTGGAACCACATGGCCTGGTAGGCCTTGCCGGCGTTGACGAATTCGGTCGACAGCACGCGGCCGGTGCGCAGCGGCTCGCCGTCGGCTTCCAGGCTTTCGTAGACCACGTTGAAGCGGTCGCCCTTGCGCAGCGCGCGGCGGAAGTCGATGTCGCTGGAGAAAATTTCGGCGACCTGCACGGCCACGCCGTCGGGGATGCGGGCTTCGTCGGTGGCGGCAAACAGCGATGTCTGGATGACGCCGCTCGACAGGCGCGTGGTGGCGACGTAAGGCGCGGTTTCAATGCGCGAGGTGAAGCCGGCAGCGCCGCGTTCAACCACCAGGCGCTTGAACATCGTTTCGTCGTCGGTGGGCCAGCGCATGCTCAGTTTGAGCAGTTGCTGGCTGTCGCTGGCTTCCGCGGTGACGTTCTTGCCGGCGCGGCCCGTGAGCAGCAGGCGCGCGTTGGCGTCGCTGCGCAGGAAGGCGGCGGCCGCGCTGTCGTCGATGTTCAGGCGCTTGAGCAGGGTGTCGGCGGTGTCGCTGCTGCGCGTGCTCTCGGTGCGGAACAGCTTGAAGCGGAAATCGCTCAACAGGTCGGTCTGGGCCTGCGTGGGAAGTGGCTCCACGGCCTCCAGCACCTGGCGCACCGGCAACAGTGCTGCATCGGGGGCAAGTGGCGCGACGCCGAAGGCGGTGACACCCGTGCCCAGCAGCAGGACCGCAAGGCTGGCGGCGACCCGTTTGGGGTGGCGGCGAAGGGAGTCGGCAAGTGGAAGCAGGATCTGGGAGGGTTCTGGCAGGCGCAAAGCAAAATTCCCAACTAAAGTGCATCGGGCGCTGCGGGAGCACCGGACTGCTGTATAAAACATGGAGAGCTTTGATGGCCAGCCCTGTCCTGCATGGAGGAGAAGGGGTGGGGCCGGAGCCATCCAGACGATGTGGTTCCAGATCAGCAATTTGCAGGCCAACTAAAATGGCCGGCTGATGCAGGAGAGCCGCCAGTATATCTGTCGGACAAACCCCCGACATGTGAAAAACCCTTATGAATCAAGCGCTTGTTACAAAATACCCCGTCACCGACCGTGTAAAGATGGCCCTCGCGACCACCCTGCGGGGCTGCGAAGAGCTGATTCCCCATGACGAATGGTTACAAAAACTGGCCAAATCCGAAGCGACGGGCGTGCCGCTGCGCGTCAAGCTGGGCCTGGACCCGACCGCACCTGACATTCATGTCGGCCACACCGTGGTGCTCAACAAAATGCGTCAGCTCCAGGATCTGGGCCATACAGTCATTTTTCTTATAGGCGACTTCACCAGCCTGATCGGCGACCCGTCCGGGCGCAACACCACCCGCCCGCCGCTCACGCCCGAGCAGATCAAGGTCAACGCCGAAACCTACCGTGCCCAGGCCGACAAGATCCTGGACCCGGCCAAAACCGAGCTGCGCTACAACAGCGAATGGAGCGAACCGCTGGGCGCCACCGGCATGATCAAGCTGGCGTCGCACTACACGGTGGCCCGCATGATGGAGCGCAACGACTTCAACGACCGCTACAAGGCCGGTACGCCCATCAGCGTGCATGAGTTTTTGTACCCGCTGATGCAGGGCTACGACTCGGTCGCGCTCAAGAGCGACCTCGAGCTCGGCGGTACCGACCAGAAGTTCAACCTGCTGATGGGCCGCCACCTGCAGCAGGAGTACGGCCAGGAGCCGCAGTGCATCCTGACGATGCCGCTGCTCGAAGGCCTGGACGGCATCGAGAAGATGTCCAAGAGCAAGAACAATTACATCGGCATCAGCGAAGACGCCAACACCATGTTCGCCAAGGTGTTGTCGATCTCCGACGTGCTGATGTGGAAGTGGTACACGCTGCTGTCCTTCAAGAGCGAAGCCGACATCGCCGCGCTGAAGGCCGAAGTCGAAGGCGGGCGCAACCCCAAGGACGCGAAAGTCGCGCTGGCCAAGGAAATCACCGCGCGTTTTCACTCGGCCGCCGCGGCCGACGCCGCCGAGCAGGACTTCATCAACCGCAGCAAGGGCGGCGTGCCTGACGAGATTCCCGAGGTGTCGCTGACGGGCGCGCCTATGGGCATTGGTGCGTTGCTGAAAGCCGCGGGCCTTGCGCCCTCGGGCAGCGAAGCCACGCGCCTGATCGACGGCGGCGGCGTGCGGGTGGATTCGAGCGTCGTGAGCGACAAGGCGCTCAAGCTGGCGGCCGGCACCTATGTGCTGCAGGTCGGCAAGCGCAAGTTTGCGCGTGTGACGCTGGGCTGACGAAGCTCAGCCCAGCGCGCTCAGCGCATGAAATCGCCGTTCGGCCCCACCACCGTGATCTCGACGAAGCTCGAGCCGTGGTGGTTCTGCGGGCTGTAGGCCAGGGTGTAGCCGCCCAGGTCCAGCGGGTTCATTTTTTCCATGGCCTGCGTCAGGCTTGCTGGCGTGGGTTTTTTGCCGGCGTTTCGCAGGCCCTCTATCAGCACCCGGCCGTTGATGTAGCCGGCGTAGTGGTCGTAGTCGACGGGCTTGCCGGCTTTGTCCATCAGCACCTTGAAATTGCGCGCCAGCGGCGTCGTGGCGCGCCACGGATAAGGCGTTGCACGCGAAACCGCCAGGCCGCGCGCATCGTCGCCCAGGGCTTGCAGCACCGATGAGCCGACCGACAGTGAGAAGGTGTAAACCGGCACGCCGAGCGCCGCGCGGTTGGCTTTCACGTACGACACCACCGCAGGGCCGGCCACCACCATGATCACCGCCTGCGGGCGGGCCGCCGCCAGGCTTTGCGCCACGGCGACCGAGTCGGCGCCGGCCGGGTCCAGCGCGCGGGAGGCCACCAGCGTGGCGCCTTCCGCGGTGATCACTTTTTCTGCCAGGGGCAGCAGCAGCTTGCCGAAATCGTTGTTCTGGTAGACCACGGCGATGCGGCTGGACTGCACCGATTTGAGGTTGCGCACCATCTTGACCAGCTCTTCGGCGTAGCTGGACTGCGTGGTGAAAAAGTAAGGGTTGGGTTGCGCGCGCAGGGCCGGGCTGCCGCTGTAGGCTGAAATCAGCGGCACGCGTTTTTCGGCGATGTAGGGCAGCACCGCCGCGGTCTGGGCCGTTCCCACGGTGCCGAACAGGGCGACGACCTCCTGTTTTTCCACCAGCGTCTGCGCGTTTTCCAGCGTGCGTTTCGGATCAAACCCGTCGTCCAGGATCACCAGCCTGACCTTGTGCCCCTGGATGCCGCCCCTGGCGTTGGCCTCGTCAAACGCCAGCTGCTGGCCGGCCAGCACGCCCATGAAGGCGGGCGCCATCATGCCGGAGAGCGGCGCGCTCTGCCCGACGAGGATGTCGGCTTTGTCGGCTTTATCAACCTTCTGCGCCATCGAAGGCAGGGCCGGCAGCAGGGCGATGGCGAGCAGGCACAGGCAACGGGAAAGACTGAAAGGGGAAAGAGCGTGCAGTGGCATGGCGTGGGGCTTCCTGGCAAGGTTGTGGTGGTCGGACCTGCCATCTTTTTCCGCGCCCCCGGCAGCGTCTATCCAAATCTTGCGTGTCTCAGGCGGATTTCGCCCAAACTTGCTTTTTGCCCGCCCGGCAAAACCCTAGGATGGCGAGGCCGGCCGTCCCGCCGTGCGCTGCCACTGCAAAGGCGTCTGCCCGGTGTGGCGTTTGAAATGCGCCGCGAAATGGCTGGACGAGCCAAAGCCGCACGCCAGCGCGACGTCCACCATGCTGGCGGCCGCTGATGGCTTGCCCGGCTGCGTCCAGAGCATCCGTTTGGCCCGCGTCACCCGGCGCGAGAGGATGTACTGGTGCGGCGTAGCGCCCAGCCGCTCGCGGAATACCCGGCAGAAATGCGACAGGCTCATGCCCGCCATGGCCGCCAGTTCTTCCAGGGCCAGCGGCGTGTGCAACTGGGCGTCGATGTGTTGTTGCACGGTGGCCAGCGTATCGGCCGCCGCGCTGCGGGCGCGGCTGTTTTGCCGCAGCAGAACGCGCGTGACAAGGGCGCAGGCCGTCTTCTCGGTGGCCTGCGCGCCGTCGGGGCAGCCCGCACGCAGGTCGGCCAGCAGGCCCTGCGCGGCGTTGCGAAGCAGCTCGTCGCCCGCCATCACCTGGTGCACCAGGCGGGCCTGGCCGGCCGCCAGGCCCAGGCCCATGGCGCAGTCGTCCAGCAACTCCCGCGAGATGCGGAAGGTGGCGAGCCTGGCGGGCGTATAGGCCCGGCCCGCCGGCTTGGGCAGGCCCGCGTAGTGGGCCACCGACAGGTCGGGCGGAATGATCATCAGGCTGTTGCGCCTGCACTCAAAGCTTTGCCGGTCCCGCCCGCCTGTCACGTCAATCGAATAGCTGGGGCCGATATTCAGGCTGATGCGCAGGTAGGGCTCGGCGGTGATGACATGCGCGGGCCCTGCCACCTGCACCAGCGCAAGCTGGACATGGCGGGACGGCGACGACACGACCTCTCGCGCAATCGTGGGCGCAGGCGGGCGGGGCGGGGCGGCGGCCGGTGCGCCCACGGCCCGGATAGCCGCCGCTGCGGCAGCCTGCACGGCTGCAAGGGACGGCGTCACGGTCGGGGCGGGCGCGGAAATCATCCACGCATGGTAGGGAGCGAAGACACCCGGCGGCTCGGGTGTTTCCCGCATCGCGTCACACTGGCGACGCGCCGGCCGGCCAGGCGCCCGGGAATAGCTTGCTATCTTTTCAGGAGCTAAAAGCCTAGGTAAGTATTGGGCTGGAGGGCTTTTTGATCAATAAACTGATCCGCGAACCGGTCAACGCACTTCAATCGTGACGCGCCGGTTGCGCGGCTCGTCGACTTCATCGGCGGTCGGCACCGCCAGCTCGCGTTCACCGCGCCCTGCGGCCTCGATGCGTGCGGGTGGAAACTGCCGGTCCGCCAACATCTGCCGCACCTGCTGCGCCCGCTGGGTTGACAGCGCGTCGTTGCTCGCGCCCGAACCCACGGTGTCGGTATGGCCGGTGATCACCATGTCGCCGCCGCTGCGGGCCAGCGCCGCGGCCAGCACTTCCTCCAGCGTTTGCTGCGACTCGGCCGTCAGCACCGTGCCGCCCGCGTCGAAGTACAGCGTGTAGCGCTGCGCCCTGGGCGGCGCCATCTCAAAGAGTGAGCCGTGCTCGGCTTTCACCTTGGCCGGGTCGGCCTGGTCCAGCGCCGGCGCGCGATCTGCGCCCAGCGCGGCCGTGGCGCGGTGGTAGGGCTGCGACAAGGTGGTCTCCGCACCCGCACCGGCCTTGGCGCGCACCACCACGGCAGACGGTGCGCCGCCTTCTTGCGGCAGCAGCACCACGCGGGTGCCGGGTGTGGAGCAGGCCGCCAGCAGCAAGGTCAGTGCGGCAACGATAAGGGGATAAGTGCGGCGGCTCATGGCTGCTCATCCGCCTGCACGATGAAATCCGTTCCGCGCACGCCGACAAAAGCGAACTGCGTTTCGATGCGCACCGCTTCCGGGTGCGCCTTGCCGATCAGCCCGGTGATCATGCGCAGCGAGCCCTTGAGCAGCACGGCCAGCAGGTTGCCGTCGTGGGTGGTGGCATCAAAGCTGAAGGCCTTGAGCTCAAACTGCGAGGACGGCCCGACCACCAGCGTGCTGCCGTCGCGCAGCACGACGCTGGCGGCGGAGTCGGGCCCCGTCGTGATGCGCCCGCCCGGTAGCAGCAAATCACCGGCCTGGGCCGGCCGCGCGGCGGCGTTGGCCTCGGGGCCGAACAACTGCACATTTCCTTTGAGTGTTTTGACGAAGCCGGCGTGCCGCGGTGCTTCGGCCGGGGCTGCGGGTGCTGGCGCGGCGGCGGCAACTGCAGTTTCGGGTTGGGGCTGGGGTGCCGGCGCGGGAGCCTGCGCCTTGGCGGCGGCTGCGGCCAGTGCCAGCACGGCGGCAGCCATCGAGTGCGAAGAGATCATGGTGTGTTCCAGAGTCCAGCGGGCATTGTCTCATCGGCTGCCTGATCTGATGCGCTGGCCGATGCGTCTTCTTCATGCCTCACAATGCCTGCATGAACATCCTGGACTGGCAATCCCTCACGCCGCAGCGGCTGCTGAAGATTTCCGTGGCGGTGGCTGTCGCCACCATCGCCCTCAAGACGGCCGCCTGGTACCTCACCGGTTCGGTGGGCCTGCTGTCCGACGCGATGGAGTCCTTCGTCAACCTGGCCAGTGCGCTTTTCGGCGTGGCGATGGTGACGATCGCGCAGCGCCCCGCCGATGAAGACCACCCTTACGGCCACCACAAGGCCGAGTATTTCTCTTCCGGGTTTGAAGGCGCGTTGATCGTCGTCGCGGCGGTAGCCATCATCTGGGCTGCCGCGCATCGAATGTTGAACCCGCAGCCGCTGGAGCAGCTTGGCTGGGGCCTGGTCTTGTCCATCGTCAGTTCGGGGCTCAATGGCGTGCTGGCCTGGGCGATGTTCCGTTCGGCCAAAGTCCACCGCTCGATTG harbors:
- a CDS encoding polymer-forming cytoskeletal protein gives rise to the protein MFGKKKQPPIKSLIAQGSCIEGNLKFTDGLRIDGEVIGDIRANEGSSSILVISESAVVTGYIHADHVIINGRVMGPVHASELLELQPKAKIEGDVSYKALEMHQGAVIFGQLRPTAHPELEEKPTLKLAANNI
- the erpA gene encoding iron-sulfur cluster insertion protein ErpA, whose amino-acid sequence is MSAVAENIQTEMPAPFVFTDSAASKVAELIAEEGNPDLKLRVFVQGGGCSGFQYGFTFDEITNEDDTTMTKNGVSLLIDAMSYQYLVGAEIDYKDDLEGAQFVIKNPNATSTCGCGSSFSA
- the mdtD gene encoding multidrug transporter subunit MdtD gives rise to the protein MQAEEKSLRMLLWLVAIGFFMQTLDATIVNTTLPAMARSFGESPLRMQSVVVAYSLTMAMLIPASGWIADRFGTRRVYVAAISLFVIGSIACALSANLMQLVAARVVQGMGGALLLPVGRLAVLRAFPRERFLQAMSFIAIPGLVGPLIGPTLGGWLVQVASWHWVFLINIPVGLLGCVATLFYMQDNPRLKMPRFDLPGYLLLAFGMVAVSLAVDGLSGLGLKQASVLVLLVFGMASLTAYWLHAAKRPDPLFSPRLFSIPTLSIGLLGNLFSRLGSSCMPFLVPLLLQVSLDYSPLQAGMMMVPVAVASMLTKRVTTPLITRYGYRRVLVTNTALVGLTMASFAFVTPAQPLWLHILQLACFGAVNSMQFTAMNTVTLRDLDSSMASSGNSLLSMVQMLAMSMGVAAAGAVLAGFTGFFGAGEAVHTLHAFQATFAAMGLITLASAGIFWQLSPEVRAVKKAEATEASGQG
- a CDS encoding anhydro-N-acetylmuramic acid kinase; this encodes MTDLYIGLMSGTSLDGADGVLVDFSGGALRVVAAATEPFSSPFRAELLALNSPTHNELHRAAVAGNQIAAVYAKVVHALLTQTGVQASQIRAIGGHGQTVRHQPQRTSNDPAGAGYTLQLNNPALLAELTGIDVAADFRSRDVAAGGQGAPLVPAFHQGVFGRADATVCVLNLGGISNLSVLPQETHEAASPVLGFDCGPGNALMDAWCEQHTGRPYDDGGAWAASGTLLPALLASLLDEPYFSQPIPKSTGRDLFSLAWLAGKLGPFASARAEDVQNTLAEFTAGACINSVKRYGKESTALIVCGGGAFNKHLLGRLQAGLPQLRVSTSDAHGLPPLQVEAAAFAWLAQQLVLRKPGNLPSVTGARGLRALGAIYPA
- a CDS encoding M23 family metallopeptidase is translated as MRLPEPSQILLPLADSLRRHPKRVAASLAVLLLGTGVTAFGVAPLAPDAALLPVRQVLEAVEPLPTQAQTDLLSDFRFKLFRTESTRSSDTADTLLKRLNIDDSAAAAFLRSDANARLLLTGRAGKNVTAEASDSQQLLKLSMRWPTDDETMFKRLVVERGAAGFTSRIETAPYVATTRLSSGVIQTSLFAATDEARIPDGVAVQVAEIFSSDIDFRRALRKGDRFNVVYESLEADGEPLRTGRVLSTEFVNAGKAYQAMWFQPPGTDATGAANKGGYYTLDGQSLRRAYLSSPVEFSRISSGFSMRFHPILQKWRAHLGTDFASPTGTPARTVGDGVVEFSGVQNGYGNVVFVKHRNGHETVYAHLSKLMVQKGQTVSQGQTIGLVGSTGWATGPHLHFEFRVNGVHQDPMMIAKQSETIPVAATSMPLFRELAAGVKTQLLAAATITQTRAE
- the tyrS gene encoding tyrosine--tRNA ligase, which codes for MNQALVTKYPVTDRVKMALATTLRGCEELIPHDEWLQKLAKSEATGVPLRVKLGLDPTAPDIHVGHTVVLNKMRQLQDLGHTVIFLIGDFTSLIGDPSGRNTTRPPLTPEQIKVNAETYRAQADKILDPAKTELRYNSEWSEPLGATGMIKLASHYTVARMMERNDFNDRYKAGTPISVHEFLYPLMQGYDSVALKSDLELGGTDQKFNLLMGRHLQQEYGQEPQCILTMPLLEGLDGIEKMSKSKNNYIGISEDANTMFAKVLSISDVLMWKWYTLLSFKSEADIAALKAEVEGGRNPKDAKVALAKEITARFHSAAAADAAEQDFINRSKGGVPDEIPEVSLTGAPMGIGALLKAAGLAPSGSEATRLIDGGGVRVDSSVVSDKALKLAAGTYVLQVGKRKFARVTLG
- a CDS encoding ABC transporter substrate-binding protein → MPLHALSPFSLSRCLCLLAIALLPALPSMAQKVDKADKADILVGQSAPLSGMMAPAFMGVLAGQQLAFDEANARGGIQGHKVRLVILDDGFDPKRTLENAQTLVEKQEVVALFGTVGTAQTAAVLPYIAEKRVPLISAYSGSPALRAQPNPYFFTTQSSYAEELVKMVRNLKSVQSSRIAVVYQNNDFGKLLLPLAEKVITAEGATLVASRALDPAGADSVAVAQSLAAARPQAVIMVVAGPAVVSYVKANRAALGVPVYTFSLSVGSSVLQALGDDARGLAVSRATPYPWRATTPLARNFKVLMDKAGKPVDYDHYAGYINGRVLIEGLRNAGKKPTPASLTQAMEKMNPLDLGGYTLAYSPQNHHGSSFVEITVVGPNGDFMR
- a CDS encoding helix-turn-helix domain-containing protein yields the protein MRETPEPPGVFAPYHAWMISAPAPTVTPSLAAVQAAAAAAIRAVGAPAAAPPRPPAPTIAREVVSSPSRHVQLALVQVAGPAHVITAEPYLRISLNIGPSYSIDVTGGRDRQSFECRRNSLMIIPPDLSVAHYAGLPKPAGRAYTPARLATFRISRELLDDCAMGLGLAAGQARLVHQVMAGDELLRNAAQGLLADLRAGCPDGAQATEKTACALVTRVLLRQNSRARSAAADTLATVQQHIDAQLHTPLALEELAAMAGMSLSHFCRVFRERLGATPHQYILSRRVTRAKRMLWTQPGKPSAAASMVDVALACGFGSSSHFAAHFKRHTGQTPLQWQRTAGRPASPS
- a CDS encoding OmpA family protein translates to MSRRTYPLIVAALTLLLAACSTPGTRVVLLPQEGGAPSAVVVRAKAGAGAETTLSQPYHRATAALGADRAPALDQADPAKVKAEHGSLFEMAPPRAQRYTLYFDAGGTVLTAESQQTLEEVLAAALARSGGDMVITGHTDTVGSGASNDALSTQRAQQVRQMLADRQFPPARIEAAGRGERELAVPTADEVDEPRNRRVTIEVR
- a CDS encoding FecR domain-containing protein, translating into MISSHSMAAAVLALAAAAAKAQAPAPAPQPQPETAVAAAAPAPAAPAEAPRHAGFVKTLKGNVQLFGPEANAAARPAQAGDLLLPGGRITTGPDSAASVVLRDGSTLVVGPSSQFELKAFSFDATTHDGNLLAVLLKGSLRMITGLIGKAHPEAVRIETQFAFVGVRGTDFIVQADEQP